The DNA region AGGCGCGCCACCTCGGCCTCCGAAGGCCGGCGCGAGGTGCCGAGGCGAAAACCGAGCCCCACCCTCTCCCGGAGCCCCGGAACCGCCAACATCCGCTTGGCGAGCGCCTTCGAGGCGTCGATGAAGAACGGGTCGTTGAGCGTCGCGAGGGCCTGAAGCGGCGTGTTGGTGCGGATGCGCCGGACCGTGCACGATTCGCGGCTCGTCGAGTCGAACGCAAGAAACATGGGGAAGGGCGCGGTGCGCTTCAGAAACGTGTAGACGCCTCGCCGATAGCGGTCAGGCCCCTCGCTGGTTTTCCACTGGTCGCCGCTGTAGGGGCTGTCCCAGATGCCGTCGGGCTGGTCGGGGAACACGCTCGGTCCTCCGATCTTGGGATTCAGCAGGCCCGACGCGGAAAGGGCGATGTCGCGCACCAGCTCGGCATCGACGCGGAATCGCGCGCCGCGCGCGAGCCATCGGTTGTCCGGGTCCTTCTCGTGGTCTTGGGCGGAGACGCCCGACGCCTGGCGGTAGGTGGCCGAGGTCACGATCTCGCGGAGCAAACCCTTGATCGACCACCCCCTCTGCATGAACTCGGTTGCGAGCCAGTCCAGGAGTTCGGGGTGCGTGGGCGGCGTCCCCTGGGTGCCAAAATTCTCGCTCGTTTCGACGATGCCTCGCCCGAAGACCATCTCCCACAGGCGGTTGACTTCGACGCGGGCGGTCAGTGGGTTCTTGTCGGAGGCGATCCACTCCGCCAGGCCGAGCCGGTTCGGCGGCGCGGTTGCGGGTATCGGCTGCAGGACGGCCAAGACCCCGGGCTCCACTTCCGCGCCCTTGCTAAGGAACTGCCCTCGAACCCGCATGAACGTCTGCACCGGCGCGGCCTTTTCGGCCATCACCAGGGTCGTCGGGCCATGGATGCCGGCGAGTTGTTTCTTCAGATCCTCAAGCTTCTTCTTCACCGCCTCCTCGGTTGGATTCGTCGCCTCCAGCTCCGCAATGGCATGGCGCAATTCGGCGCGTTTGGCCTCCACGGCGGCGTCCGGAAGCTCCAGCGTGGGCTCGTCCGCGCGGTCGAAGTAGGCGAGGATCGAATAGAACTCCTTCTGCGTGATCGGGTCGTACTTGTGGTCGTGGCACTGGGCGCATCCGATGGTGG from Fimbriimonadaceae bacterium includes:
- a CDS encoding PSD1 and planctomycete cytochrome C domain-containing protein → MVVGNRWLAGVCLLPLLGAVLAPEPQQKVEFAKEILPIFKASCFQCHGPDAQMGGLRLDTPEGLAKGGASGPVVVPKSAAKSLLLQRLRGEGGKTRMPMGFAPLKAEQIARIAQWIEEGAVWSGEIAKHWAFVPPVRPEPPALSNLWIRGPIDRFVLAKMNEHGLRPAPPADPETLLRRVSLDLTGLPPTLEEMDAFLADPSDQAYEAAVDRLLASPHFGERMAIGWLDLARYADSNGYEKDARRSMWPYRDWVIDAFNRDLPYDEFTIEQLAGDLLPNATLETRIATGFHRNTMLNEEGGVDKEEQRWLTLVDRVGTTGSVWLGTTIGCAQCHDHKYDPITQKEFYSILAYFDRADEPTLELPDAAVEAKRAELRHAIAELEATNPTEEAVKKKLEDLKKQLAGIHGPTTLVMAEKAAPVQTFMRVRGQFLSKGAEVEPGVLAVLQPIPATAPPNRLGLAEWIASDKNPLTARVEVNRLWEMVFGRGIVETSENFGTQGTPPTHPELLDWLATEFMQRGWSIKGLLREIVTSATYRQASGVSAQDHEKDPDNRWLARGARFRVDAELVRDIALSASGLLNPKIGGPSVFPDQPDGIWDSPYSGDQWKTSEGPDRYRRGVYTFLKRTAPFPMFLAFDSTSRESCTVRRIRTNTPLQALATLNDPFFIDASKALAKRMLAVPGLRERVGLGFRLGTSRRPSEAEVARLVQVARDQTQYFQNHPDEAAKLADSPELAAWTIVGNVLLNLDETMTRS